From Halichoerus grypus chromosome 6, mHalGry1.hap1.1, whole genome shotgun sequence, one genomic window encodes:
- the YWHAG gene encoding 14-3-3 protein gamma, producing MVDREQLVQKARLAEQAERYDDMAAAMKNVTELNEPLSNEERNLLSVAYKNVVGARRSSWRVISSIEQKTSADGNEKKIEMVRAYREKIEKELEAVCQDVLSLLDNYLIKNCSETQYESKVFYLKMKGDYYRYLAEVATGEKRATVVESSEKAYSEAHEISKEHMQPTHPIRLGLALNYSVFYYEIQNAPEQACHLAKTAFDDAIAELDTLNEDSYKDSTLIMQLLRDNLTLWTSDQQDDDGGEGNN from the exons ATGGTGGACCGCGAGCAACTGGTGCAGAAAGCCCGGCTGGCCGAGCAGGCGGAGCGCTACGACGACATGGCCGCGGCCATGAAGAAC GTGACAGAACTGAATGAGCCACTGTCCAATGAAGAGAGAAACCTCCTGTCTGTGGCCTACAAGAATGTCGTTGGGGCGCGCCGTTCTTCCTGGAGGGTCATTAGTAGCATTGAGCAGAAGACATCTGCAGATGGCAATGAGAAGAAGATTGAGATGGTCCGTGCTTACCGTGAAAAAATTGAGAAGGAGCTGGAAGCGGTATGTCAGGATGTGCTGAGCCTGCTGGATAACTACCTGATCAAGAATTGCAGTGAGACCCAGTACGAGAGCAAAGTGTTTTACCTGAAGATGAAAGGGGACTATTATCGCTACCTGGCTGAAGTCGCCACTGGAGAGAAGAGGGCGACCGTCGTGGAGTCCTCTGAGAAGGCCTATAGCGAAGCCCACGAGATCAGCAAGGAGCACATGCAGCCTACTCACCCCATTAGATTAGGCCTGGCTCTTAACTACTCCGTTTTCTACTACGAGATCCAGAATGCCCCAGAGCAAGCCTGCCACTTGGCCAAGACCGCCTTCGATGACGCCATTGCCGAGCTCGACACTCTGAACGAGGACTCCTACAAGGACTCCACTCTCATCATGCAGCTCCTCCGCGACAACCTAACGCTCTGGACAAGCGATCAGCAAGACGACGACGGCGGCGAAGGCAACAATTAA